One Chordicoccus furentiruminis DNA window includes the following coding sequences:
- a CDS encoding L-arabinose isomerase family protein: protein MEKLYFIPGSQDLYGEECLASVRADCQRMTDFLNEKLGDVIRVELLPTVETSAICVEDMKKVMVDDDCVGVITWMHTFSPAKMWIKGLQLLRKPLLHLHTQANERLPYDAIDMDFMNLNQAAHGDREFGFILAKLGIRHEVVAGYYQHDDVLAKIRRFAEVAKAIGLSRRTRVATFGNNMRDVAVTDGNRLECEIKYGWEIKYWGIGEIADLAAEVTDAEIDTQMAEYESRYTMATDKIEAVRTQARYEVAFRKFIRANGVTAFTDTFQDLHGLSQLPGLAAQDLMAEGIGFGPEGDYKISAFSAVLMKMAEGREGATGFIEDYTYDLTPGSELELASHMLEVPASFAASRPEIQVHPLGIGGKDDPARLVFDGVTGDGIQCTLVDLGDHFRIICADIELVKQPEPMPKLPVARIMYRHKPSFEIGTAAWCYAGGAHHSVVSTALTRADIELFAKLTDTELITIGEDTTEEDLARF from the coding sequence ATGGAAAAACTGTATTTTATTCCGGGCAGTCAGGATCTCTACGGCGAGGAATGCCTCGCGTCCGTCCGCGCGGACTGCCAGCGCATGACGGATTTTCTGAATGAAAAGCTCGGGGATGTGATCCGCGTCGAGCTGCTGCCGACCGTGGAGACCTCCGCGATCTGCGTGGAGGACATGAAGAAGGTCATGGTGGACGACGACTGCGTCGGCGTCATCACATGGATGCATACCTTCTCGCCGGCCAAGATGTGGATCAAGGGCCTTCAGCTGCTCCGGAAGCCGCTGCTGCATCTGCATACGCAGGCAAACGAGCGGCTGCCCTATGACGCAATCGACATGGATTTCATGAACCTCAATCAGGCAGCCCACGGGGACCGCGAGTTCGGCTTCATTCTCGCGAAGCTGGGGATCCGCCATGAGGTCGTCGCAGGGTACTACCAGCATGATGACGTGCTGGCGAAGATCCGCCGGTTCGCGGAGGTGGCGAAGGCGATCGGGCTGTCGCGCCGCACCCGCGTCGCGACGTTCGGCAACAATATGCGCGACGTGGCGGTCACAGACGGCAACCGTCTCGAGTGTGAGATCAAATACGGATGGGAGATCAAGTACTGGGGAATCGGCGAGATCGCGGATCTCGCGGCGGAGGTGACGGACGCCGAGATCGACACGCAGATGGCGGAGTACGAGAGCCGGTATACGATGGCGACCGACAAGATCGAGGCCGTCCGGACGCAGGCCCGCTATGAGGTCGCCTTCAGAAAATTCATCAGGGCCAACGGTGTCACGGCGTTCACGGATACGTTCCAGGATCTGCACGGACTCAGCCAGCTGCCGGGTCTTGCAGCGCAGGACCTGATGGCGGAGGGCATCGGCTTCGGCCCGGAGGGAGACTACAAGATCAGCGCGTTCTCAGCTGTTCTGATGAAGATGGCGGAGGGCCGCGAAGGCGCGACGGGCTTCATCGAGGACTACACTTACGATCTGACGCCGGGCAGCGAGCTCGAGCTTGCCTCCCATATGCTGGAGGTGCCGGCTTCGTTCGCGGCGTCCAGACCGGAGATCCAGGTGCATCCGCTGGGCATCGGCGGGAAGGACGATCCCGCGCGTCTTGTCTTCGACGGTGTGACCGGCGACGGCATCCAGTGCACGCTGGTGGATCTCGGCGATCATTTCCGGATCATCTGCGCGGACATCGAGCTGGTGAAGCAGCCGGAGCCGATGCCGAAGCTGCCGGTGGCGCGGATCATGTACCGTCATAAGCCGAGCTTTGAGATCGGCACCGCAGCATGGTGCTATGCGGGCGGCGCGCATCATTCCGTCGTCTCGACCGCGCTGACGCGGGCGGACATCGAGCTGTTCGCGAAGCTGACGGATACCGAGCTGATCACCATCGGCGAGGACACGACGGAAGAGGATCTCGCACGGTTCTGA
- a CDS encoding ABC transporter permease, whose protein sequence is MAEKSATKTVSREEELKKVSRAMLFRQLLPIAGLIAVFTVFNILTGGRMVSKFSLVMSQVYVTMIASTGVFFIMTMGGLDFSQGSILGMASIVVCLVSKVSIPLAILAGIATGAAIGAMNGFFYVNRKIKSFIVTICTMFLFRGIIKYMTSNSPVMGDIKLTMLGMNETLKMICTLIIIVLGLLAFRFTGFGIRLKAIGAGEKAAKYAGIRTDRMKFLVYVLAGAITGFAAFINAIKVGSVTASGGNQLETQILIALVLGGMPISGGAKSSFLNVIIGSLLYTVLTSGLNMMGLTTQAMQLVQGVVFLIFVAVFADRQSLQIIK, encoded by the coding sequence ATGGCTGAAAAGAGTGCAACGAAAACAGTCTCCCGCGAGGAAGAACTGAAAAAGGTTTCCAGGGCAATGCTGTTCCGCCAGCTGCTTCCGATTGCGGGTCTCATCGCGGTCTTCACCGTCTTCAATATTCTGACGGGCGGCCGGATGGTTTCCAAGTTCAGTCTGGTGATGTCGCAGGTGTATGTGACGATGATCGCCTCTACCGGCGTCTTCTTCATCATGACGATGGGCGGACTCGACTTTTCGCAGGGCTCGATTCTCGGTATGGCCTCGATCGTGGTCTGTCTGGTGTCGAAAGTGAGCATTCCGCTGGCGATTCTGGCCGGGATCGCCACAGGCGCGGCGATCGGCGCGATGAACGGCTTCTTCTATGTCAACCGCAAGATCAAGTCCTTTATCGTCACGATCTGCACGATGTTCCTGTTCCGCGGCATCATCAAGTACATGACATCCAACTCGCCGGTGATGGGCGACATCAAGCTGACGATGCTTGGCATGAACGAGACGCTGAAGATGATCTGCACGCTGATCATCATCGTGCTGGGGCTCCTTGCCTTCCGCTTCACCGGCTTCGGCATCCGGCTGAAGGCGATCGGCGCGGGCGAGAAGGCCGCGAAGTACGCCGGAATCCGCACGGACCGGATGAAGTTTCTGGTCTATGTGCTGGCCGGCGCCATCACGGGCTTCGCCGCCTTCATCAACGCCATCAAGGTCGGCTCGGTCACAGCGTCCGGCGGAAACCAGCTGGAGACGCAGATCCTGATCGCACTGGTCCTCGGCGGCATGCCGATTTCCGGCGGCGCGAAGTCGAGCTTCCTGAACGTGATCATCGGTTCGCTTCTCTATACGGTGCTCACATCCGGGCTCAACATGATGGGGCTTACGACACAGGCGATGCAGCTCGTTCAGGGCGTGGTGTTCCTGATCTTCGTCGCGGTCTTCGCCGACCGGCAGTCCCTGCAGATCATCAAGTGA
- a CDS encoding sugar ABC transporter ATP-binding protein: MSEVRLQIQHLSKTFGITKAVQDVSFTVNKGEIHALIGENGSGKSTLTNMLTGIYSIDSGHFILDGKEIHPKNQVAANNEGVSIIVQELGTLSGLTVAENIFLGHEERFVHMGIKNTNAMNKEAQALLDEYGFGRIKAGKMVDEYNFEDRKLVEIVKATYFKPKVVVVDETTTALSQEGREELYKVMRRIRGEGGTIIFISHDLEEVLQMSDTITILRDGVYIDTVSAKAVSEDDLKRLMVGREVTGNYYRADYGEPVSRDVVLSVRDVSVPGQIEHVSFDLHRGEILGFGGLSESGMHEVGKACFGASFDRTGSVTLADGTQVDSIPTAIRHSMAYTSKDRDNESVVMNQSIGDNICLPSLGSLRSFGCFLSGRKMKAFADRYAKEMSVKMVNTDQFVSDLSGGNKQKVVLARWIGKDSDILVLDSPTRGIDIKVKQDIYQLMDRMRREGKSIIMISEELMELIGMCDRILIMKDGRISGELERNRDLDENSLIEKMV, from the coding sequence ATGAGTGAAGTCAGATTACAGATTCAGCATCTTTCGAAGACCTTCGGGATCACGAAAGCGGTGCAGGATGTCTCCTTTACGGTCAACAAGGGTGAAATTCACGCGCTGATCGGAGAGAACGGCTCCGGCAAGTCGACGCTGACCAATATGCTGACCGGCATTTATTCGATTGACAGCGGCCATTTCATTCTGGACGGGAAGGAAATTCACCCGAAGAACCAGGTCGCCGCGAACAACGAGGGCGTTTCCATCATCGTGCAGGAGCTGGGCACGCTGTCCGGCCTGACCGTCGCGGAGAACATCTTCCTCGGTCACGAGGAACGGTTCGTTCATATGGGAATCAAGAACACCAACGCGATGAACAAAGAGGCGCAGGCGCTGCTCGACGAGTACGGGTTCGGCCGCATCAAGGCCGGCAAGATGGTGGACGAGTACAATTTCGAGGACCGGAAGCTTGTGGAGATCGTCAAGGCGACGTATTTCAAGCCGAAGGTCGTGGTGGTTGACGAGACGACGACGGCGCTTTCCCAGGAGGGGCGCGAGGAGCTCTACAAGGTGATGCGGCGGATTCGCGGGGAAGGCGGCACGATCATCTTCATCTCCCACGATCTCGAGGAAGTGCTTCAGATGTCGGATACGATCACGATCCTGCGCGACGGCGTCTACATCGACACGGTGTCCGCGAAGGCCGTCAGCGAGGACGATCTGAAGCGACTGATGGTCGGCCGTGAGGTCACCGGCAACTACTACCGCGCGGACTACGGCGAACCTGTCAGCCGTGATGTCGTGCTCTCTGTCCGTGACGTGTCGGTTCCGGGACAGATCGAGCATGTTTCCTTTGATCTGCACCGCGGCGAGATTCTCGGTTTCGGAGGACTCTCGGAGTCCGGCATGCATGAGGTGGGAAAGGCCTGCTTCGGCGCCTCCTTCGACCGGACCGGCAGCGTGACGCTGGCCGACGGGACGCAGGTGGACAGCATCCCCACAGCCATCCGGCACAGCATGGCCTATACGTCGAAGGACCGGGACAATGAATCGGTCGTCATGAACCAGAGCATCGGCGACAACATCTGTCTTCCTTCTCTCGGGTCACTGCGCTCCTTCGGCTGCTTCCTGAGCGGAAGAAAGATGAAGGCGTTCGCCGACCGGTACGCGAAGGAGATGTCCGTGAAGATGGTCAATACGGACCAGTTCGTCTCCGACCTCTCCGGCGGCAACAAGCAGAAGGTGGTGCTGGCACGCTGGATCGGAAAGGATTCCGACATTCTCGTTCTTGACAGTCCGACCCGCGGTATCGACATCAAGGTGAAGCAGGACATCTACCAGCTGATGGACAGGATGCGCAGGGAAGGCAAGTCGATCATCATGATCTCCGAGGAGCTGATGGAGCTGATCGGGATGTGCGACCGGATCCTGATCATGAAGGACGGCCGGATCAGCGGCGAACTGGAACGGAACCGCGACCTCGATGAGAACAGCCTGATCGAGAAGATGGTGTAA
- a CDS encoding ABC transporter permease, which produces MGSSERAQAGRKISGRTMGFLILILLVIVSWAIFKIITPGNFGSPKNLLSYFESSLMISAGAAGFYFVMVMGMFDFSIGANIMLSAIVGTELASRFGLGYFGLIFGCIATGAVVGLLNGFFYVKLHIPSMIVTTGLALIYESVASYIAGGQSATLPSNLRGLGAMPGDLILAAAAFVIAYLLLNYTKIGTYTYAIGSNEFVAKNMGINVNLYKVIAFIISGAFFGIEAILTISYGSSMVAETGMGSMSRNFYPTMGCFLGLALKKYGIPIPAIIIGEFFLQIIYYGFVALGAPTAVNDVISGLALLIIVTLTTKVGKGEIVK; this is translated from the coding sequence ATGGGTTCATCTGAACGTGCACAGGCGGGCCGGAAGATCTCAGGAAGAACGATGGGGTTTCTGATCCTGATCCTTCTCGTGATCGTCTCCTGGGCGATATTCAAGATCATCACGCCCGGCAATTTCGGTTCTCCGAAAAATCTGCTCAGCTACTTCGAGTCGTCGCTCATGATCTCGGCGGGCGCCGCCGGATTCTATTTCGTCATGGTGATGGGGATGTTCGACTTTTCCATCGGCGCCAACATCATGCTGTCCGCGATCGTCGGCACGGAGCTGGCTTCCCGCTTCGGGCTTGGCTATTTCGGACTGATCTTCGGCTGCATCGCCACAGGCGCTGTCGTCGGTCTGCTGAACGGATTCTTCTATGTGAAGCTTCATATTCCTTCGATGATCGTGACCACAGGACTCGCGCTGATCTATGAATCCGTCGCCAGCTACATCGCAGGCGGACAGTCCGCGACGCTTCCTTCCAATCTGAGGGGCCTCGGCGCGATGCCGGGCGACCTGATTCTGGCGGCCGCCGCCTTCGTGATCGCGTATCTGCTTCTGAATTACACGAAGATCGGCACCTATACCTACGCGATCGGGTCCAATGAGTTCGTCGCGAAGAATATGGGCATCAACGTCAACCTCTACAAGGTGATCGCCTTCATCATCTCGGGTGCATTTTTCGGAATCGAGGCGATTCTGACCATCAGCTACGGTTCTTCAATGGTGGCGGAAACCGGCATGGGATCCATGAGCCGCAACTTCTATCCGACGATGGGCTGCTTCCTCGGACTGGCGCTGAAGAAGTACGGCATTCCGATTCCGGCCATCATCATCGGCGAGTTCTTCCTGCAGATCATCTACTACGGTTTTGTCGCGCTCGGCGCCCCGACTGCCGTCAACGATGTCATCTCGGGACTGGCGCTGCTGATCATCGTCACGCTGACAACCAAGGTCGGCAAGGGCGAAATCGTCAAGTGA
- a CDS encoding sugar ABC transporter substrate-binding protein: protein MTGGAVTASADGSIDNKDITIGVSIWSSTDVLGSQCKLILDEAAKALGVNVQYVDQGHVSEKVTASVEQLCAAGCQGIIICNSADSEMQSAIATCNANKVYLAQFFRVISEENSKDIYELAKASDYYVGAVHENEPENGEKLVNILLDKGCRDIGLIGWEQGDATWLGRWEGYKAGVDKWNEAHPDDQAKLSEPQYAGTTSEGGAKAANALMSADPNLDALIPAGGGGEPLQGAISAVEAAGKTKDISVVSTDFLPDLGERLANGSMAGESGGHYCDPLFAFLMVYNAIKGNYTDFAGTFNEINFPYLYVSSSDDYKAYEKYFVDQLPYTDQEIVDLSNESFEDLAKSAASLSIEDAEKRAGGAVSGVSSDIESVAS, encoded by the coding sequence ATGACGGGCGGGGCCGTCACGGCATCGGCCGACGGCAGCATCGACAACAAGGATATCACGATCGGTGTCTCCATCTGGAGCTCCACGGATGTCCTCGGTTCCCAGTGCAAGCTGATTCTGGACGAGGCGGCGAAGGCGCTGGGCGTCAACGTGCAGTATGTGGATCAGGGACATGTATCCGAGAAGGTGACGGCTTCCGTCGAGCAGCTCTGCGCGGCAGGATGTCAGGGCATCATCATCTGCAACTCGGCTGATTCGGAGATGCAGTCCGCCATCGCGACCTGCAACGCGAACAAAGTGTATCTCGCACAGTTCTTCCGTGTCATCAGCGAAGAGAACAGCAAGGATATTTATGAGCTTGCGAAGGCTTCCGACTACTATGTGGGCGCGGTTCACGAGAATGAGCCGGAGAACGGCGAGAAGCTCGTCAATATCCTGCTTGACAAGGGATGCAGAGACATCGGCCTCATCGGCTGGGAGCAGGGCGACGCGACATGGCTCGGCAGATGGGAAGGCTACAAGGCCGGCGTGGACAAGTGGAACGAGGCTCATCCGGACGATCAGGCGAAGCTGTCCGAGCCGCAGTACGCGGGCACGACATCCGAGGGCGGCGCGAAGGCGGCCAACGCTCTGATGAGCGCGGATCCGAACCTGGATGCGCTGATCCCGGCGGGCGGCGGCGGCGAGCCTCTTCAGGGCGCGATCTCCGCGGTGGAAGCAGCCGGAAAGACGAAGGACATCTCCGTTGTGTCAACGGACTTCCTTCCGGATCTGGGCGAGAGACTTGCCAACGGCTCTATGGCCGGCGAGTCCGGCGGCCATTACTGCGATCCGCTGTTCGCGTTCCTGATGGTCTACAATGCCATCAAGGGCAATTACACGGATTTCGCGGGCACGTTCAACGAGATCAACTTCCCGTATCTGTATGTCTCTTCCTCGGACGACTACAAGGCGTATGAGAAATACTTCGTCGATCAGCTTCCGTACACGGATCAGGAGATCGTCGATCTCTCCAACGAGAGCTTTGAGGATCTCGCGAAGTCGGCGGCGTCGCTGTCCATCGAGGACGCGGAGAAGCGGGCCGGCGGCGCGGTGAGCGGAGTCAGCTCGGACATCGAGTCGGTCGCATCCTGA
- a CDS encoding type 1 periplasmic-binding domain-containing protein, whose product MRRNVMSLILAGVTACTLLGSFSVQASEETASSADSTDSSAKTTTIGVAISSSTDTFGSQVKKLIDEAARVLDVSVNYCDHGDTASLVQEAPQMLIDSGCQGIVMVGADDSAMETALTACGNSRVYLAQAVGSISPSDGAVYQAAETSPWYIGAVDAAENLSDESGAESAAVQAESTVSASSSPAAAGTDQTAAGTAAAAAGTSAGTAMTAYQTHRNGEFVEPLYAFLMVYNALNGSYSGFDGKIRNIAFPQIETNDMSAYETYFVAQLPYSDEEIKALAGESLEDLAKSAASLSVEDAKARAESPASKAS is encoded by the coding sequence ATGAGAAGAAACGTAATGAGTCTGATTCTGGCCGGTGTGACGGCCTGCACGCTGCTGGGAAGCTTCAGCGTACAGGCCTCCGAGGAGACGGCGAGCAGTGCGGACAGCACCGACAGCTCCGCGAAGACCACGACGATCGGCGTCGCGATTTCCAGCTCGACGGACACCTTCGGGTCACAGGTGAAGAAGCTGATCGACGAGGCGGCGCGGGTGCTGGATGTCAGCGTCAACTACTGCGACCACGGCGATACGGCCTCCCTCGTGCAGGAAGCGCCGCAGATGCTGATCGATTCGGGCTGTCAGGGCATCGTGATGGTCGGGGCGGACGACAGCGCGATGGAGACGGCGCTCACGGCGTGCGGGAACAGCAGGGTCTATCTCGCGCAGGCCGTCGGTTCGATTTCGCCGTCGGACGGGGCGGTTTATCAGGCGGCCGAAACATCTCCCTGGTATATCGGCGCGGTGGACGCCGCGGAGAATCTGAGCGATGAGAGCGGGGCGGAGAGCGCCGCGGTTCAGGCGGAGAGCACGGTGTCTGCCTCCTCTTCGCCGGCGGCAGCGGGAACGGATCAGACCGCGGCCGGAACAGCCGCTGCAGCGGCGGGAACTTCCGCCGGAACCGCGATGACCGCCTATCAGACGCACCGGAACGGGGAATTCGTGGAGCCGCTCTACGCGTTCCTGATGGTCTATAACGCGCTGAACGGGAGTTATTCCGGCTTCGACGGGAAGATCCGGAACATCGCGTTCCCGCAGATCGAGACGAATGACATGAGTGCCTACGAGACGTATTTTGTCGCGCAGCTGCCGTATTCCGACGAGGAAATCAAGGCGCTGGCCGGCGAGAGTCTGGAAGATCTGGCGAAGTCGGCGGCCAGCCTCTCGGTAGAGGACGCGAAGGCCCGGGCGGAATCCCCGGCGTCGAAGGCGTCCTGA